In Helianthus annuus cultivar XRQ/B chromosome 9, HanXRQr2.0-SUNRISE, whole genome shotgun sequence, the following are encoded in one genomic region:
- the LOC110874879 gene encoding transcription factor bHLH49 — MFFCDQDSNHDGLFSSEHDHGLNLETPILLPNANVSNSSSSCIMEDQIFAYTSDHDINSNLYNCFSQESINASDSPPYLCHNNFQFCPSNTPMEGDSSNFLFLAQVFSDEAEVVEKGRTENSVVQSMPVAGLGNVTPLKRKYEILQLPTEGNTHGKIDHKKKTRVSNDNKNKKNLPPKKIQKMTSVNRNDDDSEETHHNKEKFTNKNSGKRNVQSSSSCSSEDDSNASQELNGRKIVTEKTRAGRGAATDPQSIYARKRRERINERLRILQNLVPNGTKVDISTMLEEAVHYVKFLQLQINLLSSDDKWMYAPIAYNGVDMGLYNNISPTL, encoded by the exons ATGTTCTTTTGTGATCAAGATTCTAATCATGATGGATTGTTCTCAAGTGAACATGATCATGGTTTGAATCTTGAAACTCCTATTCTTTTGCCAAATGCCAATGTATCTAATAGTTCTAGTTCATGCATTATGGAGGATCAGATTTTCGCTTATACTTCTGATCATGATATTAACTCTAATCTTTACAATTGTTTTTCTCAAGAAAGCATCAATGCTTCAGACTCTCCTCCCTATCTATGCCACAACAATTTCCAGTTTTGTCCTTCTAATACACCTATGGAGGGTGATAGTAGCAACTTCTTGTTCCTAGCTCAAGTTTTCTCTGATGAAGCTGAGGTGGTAGAGAAGGGTAGAACGGAGAATTCAGTTGTCCAGTCTATGCCAGTTGCTGGTCTGGGAAATGTAACACCCCTCAAGAGAAAGTATGAAATTCTTCAACTTCCCACTGAAGGCAACACTCATGGGAAAATTGATCATAAGAAGAAAACTCGAGTTTCAAATGACAAT AAAAACAAGAAGAATTTGCCACCAAAGAAAATCCAGAAGATGACTTCTGTTAACAGAAACGATGATGATAGCGAAGAGACTCATCACAATAAAGAAAAGTTTACTAACAAAAATAGTGGAAAAAGAAATGTACAAAGTTCAAGCTCTTGCAGCTCCGAGGACGATTCGAATGCTTCTCAAGAATTGAACGGAAGAAAAATCGTAACTGAGAAAACACGAGCTGGTAGAGGCGCTGCAACTGATCCCCAAAGCATCTATGCCAGG aaaagaagagaaagaatAAATGAAAGACTCAGAATCCTTCAGAACCTTGTACCAAATGGGACAAAGGTTGACATCAGCACAATGCTTGAAGAAGCAGTTCATTATGTGAAGTTCTTGCAGCTTCAGATTAAC TTGCTGAGTTCCGATGACAAGTGGATGTATGCTCCGATAGCATACAATGGAGTGGACATGGGTCTCTACAACAATATTTCACCAACATTATAA